The following are encoded together in the Candidatus Methylomirabilis oxygeniifera genome:
- a CDS encoding protein of unknown function (Evidence 5 : No homology to any previously reported sequences) gives MVCCIACLEKAGDAKGRKRLEQFLAVRYGIFYKGGSRLSPGCVSDPDKVVNGHIPHA, from the coding sequence ATGGTGTGCTGTATCGCATGTCTGGAGAAGGCAGGGGACGCGAAAGGCAGAAAAAGACTTGAACAGTTCCTTGCGGTACGCTATGGTATTTTTTATAAGGGCGGAAGCCGGTTAAGCCCAGGTTGCGTGTCGGATCCGGATAAGGTGGTAAACGGCCACATCCCGCACGCCTAA